A region of Vigna radiata var. radiata cultivar VC1973A chromosome 10, Vradiata_ver6, whole genome shotgun sequence DNA encodes the following proteins:
- the LOC106776213 gene encoding uridine kinase-like protein 3, giving the protein MDAKSAVELMESSNEVHFSGFHMDGFEQRKDSIEPPTTSETDMYKQPFVIGVAGGAASGKTAVCDMIIQQLHDQRVVLVNQDSFYHSLSEEELTRVQDYNFDHPDAFDTEQLLRVMDKLKHGEAVDIPKYDFKTYKSDVLRRVNPSDVIIIEGILVFHDPRVRELMNMKIFVDTDADVRLARRIRRDTNEKGRDIGAVLDQYSKFVKPAFDDFILPTKKYADIIIPRGGDNHVAIDLIVQHIRTKLGQHDLCKIYPNLYVIQSTFQIRGMHTLIRDAQTTKHDFIFYSDRLIRLVVEHGLGHLPFTEKQVVTPTGSVYTGVDFCKRLCGVSVIRSGESMENALRACCKGIKIGKILIHREGDNGQQLIYEKLPNDISDRHVLLLDPILGTGNSAVQAISLLIRKGVPESNIIFLNLISAPKGVHVVCKSFPRIKIVTSEIEIGLNEDFRVIPGMGEFGDRYFGTDDDDEEQMVVSSQ; this is encoded by the exons ATGGATGCTAAGTCGGCTGTAGAATTAATGGAGTCTTCTAACGAGGTTCATTTTTCTGGATTTCACATGGATGGTTTTGAGCAAAGAAAGGACAGCATAGAACCACCAACAACCTCGGAAACTGACATGTATAAACAACCTTTTGTCATAG GTGTTGCTGGGGGTGCAGCATCTGGCAAAACAGCAGTTTGTGATATGATCATTCAACAGCTTCATGATCAACGAGTTGTACTTGTTAATCAG GATTCCTTTTACCATAGCTTGTCTGAGGAGGAACTTACACGAGTACAGGATTACAACTTTGACCACCCTG ATGCTTTTGATACCGAGCAATTGCTTCGCGTTATGGACAAGTTGAAGCATGGTGAAGCAGTAGATATTCCGAAGTATGATTTTAAGACTTACAAGAGTGATGTGTTAAGAAGG GTGAACCCTTCAGATGTCATAATTATAGAAGGCATCCTTGTTTTCCATGATCCACGTGTCCGGGAGTTGATGAATATGAAGATATTTGTTGACACAG ATGCTGATGTTCGATTGGCAAGAAGGATTAGGCGTGATACTAATGAGAAGGGTCGGGATATTGGAGCAGTTCTTGATCAG TATTCAAAATTTGTGAAGCCAGCTTTTGATGACTTTATTCTTCCAACAAAGAAGTATGCTGATATAATTATACCCCGTGGAGGAGATAATCATGTGGCCATTGATTTGATTGTACAGCATATCCGCACAAAGCTAGGTCAGCATGACCTGTGTAAAATATATCCAAATTTATATGTCATTCAATCAACTTTTCAG ATACGGGGTATGCATACGCTGATACGTGATGCTCAAACAAcaaaacatgattttatattttactctgATCGGTTGATTCGATTG GTTGTTGAACATGGTTTGGGGCATCTGCCATTTACAGAAAAACAAGTAGTCACTCCCACTG GTTCAGTATACACTGgtgttgatttttgtaaaaggtTGTGCGGTGTCTCTGTAATCAGAAG TGGGGAGAGCATGGAGAATGCTTTGAGAGCATGCTGCAAAGGTATCAAGATTGGTAAAATTCTAATTCACAGGGAAGGCGACAACGGTCAGCAG CTAATATATGAAAAGCTGCCAAATGATATCTCAGACAGGCATGTATTACTGTTGGACCCTATACTTGGCACAG GTAATTCTGCTGTTCAAGCAATTTCTTTACTCATAAGAAAAGGTGTACCTGAATCCaacattatatttcttaatcTCATATCT GCTCCTAAAGGTGTGCATGTTGTATGCAAAAGTTTTCCAAGAATAAAGATAGTAACATCTGAGATTGAAATCGGTTTGAATGAAGATTTCCGTGTCATACCTGGCATGGGGGAGTTTGGAGATAGGTACTTTGGaacagatgatgatgatgaagaacaaATGGTTGTTTCTTCACAGTAG
- the LOC106774751 gene encoding uncharacterized protein LOC106774751, protein MFLTLLVGGGGFVSDAIIKGNEIGILAFQVPITIVKGFSLMKSLSEKSIKHLKEEVLPLRSVQDLVSKDMDELLRTVAAHKSYILQQYSPTVVRLLHFHFQNMKESKTQQWQTIQEDEEDNVKWVTHYSSDHQILLVGEGDFSFSLSLARSFGSAANIVASSLNSYDNVTKMYKKAKSNLDELHKLGAFLLHGVDATNMKLHPDLKMRRFDRVIFNFPHAGFHGREDNSSLIKMHKALVHGFFNNASRMLRANGEIHISHKTTXPFSYWXIENLAXQCFLTLXEXSDFXXXDYPGYNNKRGDGYRCDEPFPLGKCCTYKFVYIPEGKRKRSKIKRMMVPRHNRNLPIEEIEYAVEQLPTSAHFNYCPTASHFLKLKEETLFTGVHSSNMTEVHGRGSPPCGYSSLGMSRGPPRTFQPWPASANVRCSLTDHIRTMETVPEPLYTRRTLQPMEEWQSLQSGPTSAHIRYSLTDHFRTMKTVPEPRYTRRTFQPMEEWQSLQPWPASANLTYSLTDHIRTMEIVPEPLYARRTWQPMEPLQSFQPGPTSANIRYSLTDHIRKMETVPEPLYTRRTVQPLQHLQSLLPTSTDVGFSMIDHGRTMEAIRVSPDARNEGYWVNGGRSIYFGEEHGRTVHTSPLSHGDKNEGYYQVYGRCSNDWQQDHCRTTNLEWKLS, encoded by the exons ATGTTTTTGACACTCTTGGTTGGTGGTGGAGGGTTTGTATCTGATGCTATCATTAAGGGGAATGAAATTGGTATTTTAGCATTTCAAGTTCCAATCACGATTGTCAAGGGCTTTAGTCTTATGAAATCTCTTTCAGAAAAAAGTATTAAACACTTAAAAGAAGAGGTTCTTCCATTAAGGAGTGTGCAAGATTTGGTGTCAAAGGATATGGATGAACTTCTCAGAACTGTTGCTGCTCATAAGAG TTACATTCTCCAGCAGTATTCTCCAACTGTTGTCAGACTCTTGCACTTCCATTTTCAAAACATGAAGGAATCAAAGACGCAACAATGGCAAACTAttcaagaagatgaagaagataatGTAAAATGGGTAACCCACTATTCCAGTGATCACCAAATATTGTTGGTGGGAGAGGGtgatttctctttctctctttccctGGCCAGATCTTTTGGCTCTGCTGCCAACATTGTCGCTTCCTCTCTCAACTCCTAcg ATAATGTTACCAAGATGTACAAGAAGGCAAAGTCAAATTTAGATGAATTGCACAAGCTGGGAGCATTCTTATTACATGGAGTTGATGCAACCAATATGAAGCTTCATCCAGATTTAAAAATGCGAAGGTTTGATCGAGTCATATTCAACTTTCCTCACGCTGGCTTTCATGGGAGGGAAGATAACTCGTCGCTGATTAA GATGCATAAAGCCCTTGTGCATGGATTCTTCAACAATGCAAGTCGCATGCTTCGAGCCAATGGTGAAATACATATCAGTCATAAAACTACANAACCTTTTAGCTACTGGNACATTGAGAATCTTGCTGNACAATGCTTTTTGACGTTGNTTGAGNGTTCTGACTTCAANANANAAGATTACCCNGGTTACAATAATAAGAGAGGTGATGGCTATAGATGTGATGAACCCTTTCCACTTGGTAAGTGCTGCACATACAAGTTTGTCTACATCCCTGAAGGTAAGAGAAAGCGTTCGAAGATAAAACGAATGATGGTTCCTAGACACAACAGAAATCTCCCAATTGAAGAGATTGAGTATGCTGTGGAGCAATTACCAACTTCAGCTCATTTCAATTATTGCCCTACAGCAAGTCACTTTCTAAAACTGAAAGAAGAGACATTATTCACTGGGGTTCACTCAAGTAACATGACAGAAGTGCATGGAAGAGGTTCTCCTCCCTGTGGTTATTCTTCTCTTGGTATGAGTCGAGGCCCTCCAAGAACATTTCAACCATGGCCAGCTTCTGCTAATGTTAGATGCTCTCTGACAGATCATATTAGAACAATGGAAACTGTTCCAGAACCACTGTATACTCGAAGAACATTGCAACCAATGGAGGAATGGCAATCTCTGCAATCAGGGCCAACATCTGCTCATATCAGATACTCTTTGACAGATCACTTTAGAACAATGAAAACTGTTCCAGAACCACGGTATACTCGAAGAACCTTTCAACCAATGGAGGAATGGCAATCTTTGCAACCATGGCCAGCATCTGCTAATCTCACATACTCTCTGACAGATCATATTAGAACAATGGAAATTGTTCCAGAACCACTGTATGCTCGAAGAACATGGCAACCAATGGAGCCATTGCAATCTTTTCAACCAGGGCCAACATCTGCTAATATCAGATACTCTCTTACAGATCATATTAGAAAAATGGAAACTGTTCCCGAGCCACTGTATACTCGAAGAACAGTGCAACCACTGCAGCACTTGCAATCTTTGCTCCCAACATCAACCGATGTCGGATTCTCTATGATAGATCATGGTAGAACAATGGAGGCTATTCGTGTATCACCTGATGCTAGAAATGAAGGGTACTGGGTTAATGGTGGCAGGTCGATTTATTTTGGAGAAGAACATGGTAGAACAGTGCATACTTCTCCCTTATCACATGGTGATAAAAATGAAGGCTATTATCAGGTCTATGGTCGCTGCTCAAATGATTGGCAGCAGGATCATTGCAGAACAACAAATTTAGAGTGGAAGTTGTCTTGA